Genomic DNA from Paenibacillus sp. KS-LC4:
CATTTGTATCAAGCGATTTTGAACGAGGAGGAGCATGTCACTAATCTAGCCTATATGACGACTTTGTCGGGTTATGTGCACTGGCTGTTGACTGGCAGCAAGGCTATTGGTATCGGAGATGCCTCTGGTATGTTCCCAATTGATGAATCTGCAAAGCAATATAATGAAGCTATGATGAAGCAGTTTGCCGATTTAATTGCCGATAAAGATTACCCTTGGAAGCTTCAAGATATTTTACCTAAGGTTCATACGGCAGGTGAACACGCTGGATATCTAAGTGGAGCTGGAGCAAGACTATTAGATCCATCAGGCAGCCTGCAAGCAGGTATTCCGCTATGTCCGCCAGAAGGCGATGCCGGAACAGGCATGGTCGCTACGAATAGTGTTAAAAAGCGTACCGGCAACATCTCCGTAGGGACGTCGATTTTTGCCATGATTGTACTAGAGAAGGATTTATCCACGGTGTACCCCGAGATTGATATCGTGACTACACCTGATGGCAGTCCTGTCGGCATGGTTCTTGCCAACAACTGCTCCAGCGATATTAATGCATGGCTCGGCCTGTTCCGTGAATTTTATGAGGCAATGGGGCAAAAGCCCGATATGAACCAATTATTCAGCGTCCTGTTGGGCAAAGCGCTGGAAGCAGACGCTGATGGCGGAGGCTTGCTGAGCTACGGCTACTATTCAGGCGAGAACATTACCGGGTTTGCAGAAGGTCGCCCGCTGTTCGTTCGTTCTCCAGAAAGCCGCTTTAATTTGGCTAATTTTATGAGAGTACATTTGTTTACCGCGTTTGCTGCCCTAAGGCTAGGAATGGATATTTTGACACAGAAGGAGCATATAACGGTTGATCATATTTTGGCGCATGGCGGCTTGTTCAAAACGCCGCTAGTCGGTCAAAAAATGTGTGCCGCAGCACTGAATGTTCCTGTGTCGGTCATGTCTACGGCTGGTGAGGGCGGCGCATGGGGAATGGCGGTTCTAGCAGCCTATATGGTGAATAAGGAGCAGAATGAGGGCTTGGCGGATTACCTTACTGCTAAGGTGTTCAAGGATGCAGAAGGGCAAGAGATTCATCCTGACAGCACAGATGTGGAGGGCTTTGCCTTATTTTTGGAGCGTTACACGAAAGGACTGGCAATTGAGCAGGCAGCGGTAGACCATTTTTTGGAAAATGGGAAGAAATGATAAGCGTGAACAACGAAATGGCATAACAGGCGGGGATATATATGAAATTGGAGCGTTTGATCTCTATGATCTACAAGCTGCTTAACCACGAGATTTTGTCTGCCTCCGTGCTAGCTGAAGAGTTCAAAGTTTCTCAAAGAACGATTTATCGGGATATGGATGTCCTATGTGCTGCGGGCTTCCCGATCATATCGCAGCAGGGGAGTAAAGGCGGATATGGCATCATGGACGGGTACAAAATGGATAAAAGCTTGCTCCGTTCTTACGATGTCGCCTCCTTGATCACCGTGCTTAGAAGCTTCTCTACCGTGTTTAAAGATGAGCGTGTTCAGGGAACGATTGAACGGCTGCAAACCATCACACCCGAGCATCAGACCCCGAGTCTATCCGTTGACTTTGAAACGCTCAGGATGGAGCCTGACGCCCTTCGTCATTTACGCATGGGCATTACGCAGCGAAAGATTGTTCGCTTTGAATATATTAATGTCAATAATGAACGTACAACCCGTGATATAGAGCCAATGTGGCTGCATTTCAAATATAGCAATTGGTATGTGTATGGATTTTGCCGAACACGGCGGGACTATCGGGAGTTTCGACTATCGCGGATGATGAATTTGCTTTTGACAGAGGAAGACTTTCAGCCTCATCACAGGGAGCCGAAGGAGACGGCCTTCATAGGCAAGGAAGGCAGCGAGCAGTTGAAGGATGTGGTGATTCGAGTAGGGCCGAAGGCTTTGGCGGAAGCGATGGATCAGTTTC
This window encodes:
- a CDS encoding FGGY-family carbohydrate kinase, translating into MNQQIKQAIVRGETSLGIEFGSTRIKAVLVDCHFQTIGSSSYEWENQLIDGYWTYDLNEMINGLQETYRQLKQEVENHYGVTLQKIGSIGCSAMMQGYIALDHAGELLVPFRTWRNATTGAAASELTEKFQFKIPQRWSIAHLYQAILNEEEHVTNLAYMTTLSGYVHWLLTGSKAIGIGDASGMFPIDESAKQYNEAMMKQFADLIADKDYPWKLQDILPKVHTAGEHAGYLSGAGARLLDPSGSLQAGIPLCPPEGDAGTGMVATNSVKKRTGNISVGTSIFAMIVLEKDLSTVYPEIDIVTTPDGSPVGMVLANNCSSDINAWLGLFREFYEAMGQKPDMNQLFSVLLGKALEADADGGGLLSYGYYSGENITGFAEGRPLFVRSPESRFNLANFMRVHLFTAFAALRLGMDILTQKEHITVDHILAHGGLFKTPLVGQKMCAAALNVPVSVMSTAGEGGAWGMAVLAAYMVNKEQNEGLADYLTAKVFKDAEGQEIHPDSTDVEGFALFLERYTKGLAIEQAAVDHFLENGKK
- a CDS encoding YafY family protein produces the protein MKLERLISMIYKLLNHEILSASVLAEEFKVSQRTIYRDMDVLCAAGFPIISQQGSKGGYGIMDGYKMDKSLLRSYDVASLITVLRSFSTVFKDERVQGTIERLQTITPEHQTPSLSVDFETLRMEPDALRHLRMGITQRKIVRFEYINVNNERTTRDIEPMWLHFKYSNWYVYGFCRTRRDYREFRLSRMMNLLLTEEDFQPHHREPKETAFIGKEGSEQLKDVVIRVGPKALAEAMDQFHQADKQFHDDGSMTMRIPVYKPLEARWLWGMLLSFGSGVEVLEPFALRGVLKEQLQNTLQLYEEV